One segment of Paenibacillus sp. FSL R7-0337 DNA contains the following:
- a CDS encoding glycoside hydrolase family 130 protein — protein MREVKLTGSQSLPNMPWQDRPAGNDNPVWRHSDNPVIKRNPAKGVARIFNSAVIAYEGSFLGVFRVEDHTTRPHLRMGRSTDGLDWVIDEQPIQFIDEAGQPYMPRYAYDPRLVKVEDTYYIIWCTDFYGAAIGVAKTHDFKSFVSLENPFLPFNRNGVLFPKKIGGNFVMLSRPSDSGHTPFGDVFLSESPDFVYWGKHRHVMTKGGQGWWQSTKIGGGPAPIETSEGWLMFYHGVTGTCNGLVYSMGAVILDADEPSRVKYRSRNFVLTPEEWYEERGFVNNVLFPCAALSDADTGRIAIYYGAADTYVGVAYTTVQDIVNYVIETHEEVGDDAGPGRI, from the coding sequence ATGAGAGAAGTAAAGCTGACTGGCAGCCAGAGTCTGCCAAATATGCCTTGGCAGGACAGACCTGCCGGGAATGACAATCCGGTCTGGAGACATAGCGACAACCCGGTGATCAAGCGCAATCCGGCCAAAGGCGTCGCCCGTATCTTCAACAGCGCGGTAATCGCTTACGAGGGCAGCTTCCTTGGAGTCTTCCGCGTGGAAGATCACACAACCCGCCCCCATCTGCGGATGGGCCGCAGCACGGACGGCCTGGATTGGGTCATTGATGAGCAGCCGATCCAATTCATAGACGAAGCTGGCCAACCGTACATGCCGCGTTACGCGTATGATCCCCGTCTGGTGAAGGTGGAGGATACCTATTACATCATCTGGTGCACGGATTTCTACGGTGCGGCGATCGGCGTTGCCAAGACACACGATTTCAAGAGCTTCGTCAGTCTGGAGAATCCGTTCCTGCCGTTCAACCGCAACGGCGTGCTGTTCCCGAAGAAAATAGGCGGCAATTTCGTTATGCTCTCCCGTCCAAGCGACAGCGGACATACTCCGTTCGGTGATGTCTTCCTCAGCGAGAGCCCTGACTTCGTGTACTGGGGCAAGCACCGCCATGTCATGACCAAGGGCGGACAAGGCTGGTGGCAGAGCACCAAGATCGGCGGCGGTCCTGCGCCCATTGAGACCTCGGAAGGCTGGCTGATGTTCTACCATGGGGTTACAGGGACCTGTAACGGCCTTGTCTACAGCATGGGCGCTGTGATTCTGGATGCGGATGAGCCTTCGAGAGTGAAATACCGCTCCCGGAACTTCGTGCTGACACCGGAGGAATGGTATGAAGAAAGAGGCTTCGTCAACAATGTACTCTTCCCTTGTGCAGCGCTGAGCGATGCGGATACCGGCCGGATTGCCATCTATTACGGGGCTGCGGACACCTATGTTGGTGTTGCCTACACCACTGTCCAGGATATCGTTAACTACGTCATTGAGACTCATGAAGAGGTTGGCGATGATGCCGGTCCCGGCAGAATATAG
- a CDS encoding IS110 family transposase, with protein MDAVRMCCAGLDVHQETVVACVLKGPIEQKPQCHLKTFGTTTKELLGLQDWLSEHGCREVVMESTGVLWKPVWNILEGSCDLVLANAQRVKNTPGRKSDMQDARWLAQLHRCGLIEGSMVPEQDIRDLRDLTRYRSKMVQAVTAEKNRIHKILQDANIKLTTFMSDLYGVSGRGLLQKIMDGEVIDEMTVKSLVKTRLKKKVPQLLDALNGKLRRHHREMIRDHWDHLVYLEKRITELEARIEAKAEPYLEKIEQIDSIPGIERTSAVTIFAEVGPHVAEMFPSDAQFASWAGVCPGNNESAGKRRKSKTMQGNKHLKGALCQAAWANSRSSNRIGQFFRRIRKRRGDKKANVATAHLLIRILHALMREKRSYQEIDVSLGDETSKKNTLDRYVKYIQQLGYSVQLNPIP; from the coding sequence ATGGATGCTGTACGTATGTGTTGCGCCGGTCTGGACGTGCACCAGGAAACCGTTGTGGCCTGCGTGTTGAAAGGACCGATCGAACAGAAACCACAATGTCACCTGAAAACCTTTGGGACGACAACCAAAGAATTGCTAGGCCTGCAAGATTGGCTGAGTGAACACGGCTGCCGGGAGGTGGTGATGGAGAGCACGGGCGTGTTATGGAAACCGGTATGGAACATCTTAGAGGGCAGTTGTGATCTGGTCTTGGCCAACGCCCAGCGGGTAAAGAATACGCCGGGTCGAAAAAGTGACATGCAAGATGCGCGCTGGTTAGCGCAATTGCACCGTTGCGGGCTCATTGAAGGCAGTATGGTGCCCGAACAGGACATCCGGGATTTGCGAGACTTGACCCGTTACCGGAGTAAGATGGTGCAGGCGGTGACGGCGGAGAAAAACCGCATCCACAAAATCCTGCAGGATGCTAACATCAAGCTAACCACCTTTATGTCCGATTTATATGGGGTTTCGGGACGGGGCCTGCTCCAGAAGATCATGGACGGCGAGGTCATCGACGAAATGACAGTTAAAAGCCTGGTCAAAACCCGTTTAAAAAAGAAAGTCCCGCAGTTGCTAGACGCGCTTAATGGCAAGTTGCGCCGTCATCACCGCGAGATGATTCGAGACCACTGGGACCACTTGGTCTATTTGGAGAAAAGGATCACGGAACTGGAAGCTCGAATCGAGGCGAAGGCAGAACCGTACCTGGAGAAGATTGAACAAATTGACTCCATTCCAGGAATTGAGCGGACGTCTGCCGTGACCATCTTTGCCGAAGTGGGGCCGCATGTCGCGGAAATGTTCCCGAGTGATGCGCAGTTTGCTTCATGGGCGGGGGTGTGTCCAGGGAACAACGAAAGCGCTGGAAAGCGAAGAAAGTCAAAAACGATGCAAGGGAACAAGCATCTGAAAGGGGCCTTGTGTCAGGCGGCTTGGGCAAACTCTCGCTCCTCGAACCGGATCGGACAATTCTTTCGACGAATTCGAAAGAGACGAGGCGATAAAAAAGCAAACGTCGCCACCGCGCATTTGCTGATTCGAATCCTCCATGCCCTGATGCGGGAGAAGAGGTCATACCAAGAAATAGACGTCTCACTAGGCGATGAGACGTCCAAGAAAAACACGTTAGATAGGTACGTGAAATATATCCAGCAGTTAGGATATAGTGTTCAATTGAATCCTATCCCATAG
- a CDS encoding sugar ABC transporter permease has translation MPKLSNMSYKNQRILIIFLFSLVPVVLLLTFSYLPVFKMFQYSFTSWNGLSKNMEYIGFDNYKTIFTKPEYFAVFKVSLYYFFATFVQMGLALYFATILSFNVRMKNWFKGILFFPTLLNGVAIGFIFLFFFKPEGTLNTILDLLGLGVLQQKWLLNPQLINISLAFASVWRYMGMNFIIFLGAISSIGSDIYEASEIDGANRWHQFRHIIIPSIKRILQLNLILAVSGAIGVFEIPYVMTGGSNGSGTFVIQTVDVAFKYSKLGLASAMAVILLGIVVLVTILQRILIKEEK, from the coding sequence GTGCCCAAATTGTCTAACATGAGCTATAAAAATCAACGGATTCTAATCATCTTTTTATTTTCGCTAGTACCCGTAGTTCTGCTGCTGACGTTCTCCTATTTACCTGTCTTTAAAATGTTTCAGTACAGCTTCACCAGCTGGAACGGGCTAAGCAAAAATATGGAGTACATCGGCTTCGACAACTACAAGACGATCTTCACCAAGCCGGAGTACTTCGCCGTGTTCAAGGTCAGCTTGTACTACTTTTTTGCCACCTTTGTCCAGATGGGTCTGGCGCTTTATTTTGCCACGATTCTGAGCTTCAATGTCCGGATGAAGAACTGGTTCAAGGGGATTCTGTTCTTTCCGACCTTGCTGAACGGTGTGGCCATCGGGTTCATCTTTCTGTTCTTCTTCAAGCCGGAAGGCACCCTTAATACGATTCTTGATTTGCTCGGCCTCGGGGTGCTGCAACAAAAATGGCTGCTGAATCCGCAGCTGATTAACATCTCTCTCGCTTTTGCCTCGGTATGGCGTTACATGGGGATGAACTTTATTATCTTCCTTGGCGCAATCTCCTCGATTGGCAGCGATATCTATGAAGCCTCTGAGATAGATGGGGCTAACCGCTGGCATCAGTTCCGGCATATTATCATTCCAAGCATCAAGCGTATCCTCCAGCTCAATCTGATCCTCGCAGTCAGCGGGGCGATCGGTGTGTTTGAGATTCCGTACGTCATGACCGGCGGCTCCAACGGCAGCGGCACTTTTGTCATCCAGACCGTCGATGTGGCCTTCAAATACAGCAAGCTGGGGCTGGCTTCGGCAATGGCTGTGATCCTGCTTGGTATTGTGGTGCTGGTCACCATCCTGCAGCGCATTCTGATCAAGGAGGAGAAATAG
- a CDS encoding carbohydrate ABC transporter permease, with translation MHTFKYNLAAVLKYISLVLGALMALIPIVVVFFASLKTNAEYASTGPLTLPENWLNFANYTKAFVDGNMLLGFMNTLIIVLISIAGATLTGSMMAYILARFKFRGSKALMGAFLLATLIPGVTTQVATFQIINALDLFNTRWAPILMYLGTDIIAVYIFMQFLDSISESLDESAMLDGASYWTIYWRIILPLLSPAIVTVIIVKGVNIYNDFYTPFLYMPKSSLQVVSTALFKFKGPYGSQWEVICAAIMIAIIPTLIAFVALQKYIYNGFAQGSVK, from the coding sequence ATGCATACCTTCAAATACAACCTGGCCGCTGTGTTGAAATATATCTCCCTGGTGCTGGGCGCGCTGATGGCATTGATACCGATTGTGGTGGTCTTCTTCGCTTCCCTGAAAACCAATGCGGAGTACGCCTCAACCGGTCCCCTAACTCTGCCGGAGAACTGGCTGAATTTCGCCAACTATACTAAAGCCTTCGTAGATGGGAACATGCTGCTCGGCTTCATGAACACGCTTATTATCGTCCTTATTTCCATTGCGGGCGCTACGCTTACCGGTTCGATGATGGCTTACATTCTGGCCCGCTTTAAATTCAGAGGCAGCAAGGCGCTGATGGGGGCTTTTCTGCTGGCTACGCTGATTCCCGGAGTAACGACGCAAGTGGCAACTTTTCAGATCATCAATGCCCTGGACTTGTTCAATACCCGCTGGGCGCCGATTCTGATGTATCTGGGGACGGATATTATCGCTGTCTATATCTTCATGCAGTTCCTGGACTCGATCTCTGAATCGCTGGATGAATCGGCAATGCTGGATGGCGCCTCCTACTGGACGATCTACTGGAGAATCATTCTTCCACTTCTGAGTCCGGCCATTGTGACGGTGATCATCGTGAAGGGCGTTAATATCTACAATGATTTCTACACCCCGTTCCTGTATATGCCCAAAAGCAGCCTGCAGGTCGTGTCCACCGCACTGTTCAAATTCAAAGGGCCTTACGGCTCCCAGTGGGAAGTCATCTGCGCCGCAATTATGATCGCCATCATTCCGACGCTGATCGCGTTCGTAGCACTGCAGAAATACATCTATAACGGCTTCGCCCAAGGGTCGGTCAAATAA
- a CDS encoding extracellular solute-binding protein yields the protein MKKTKAVTGLAALTLMAGLFSGCASDNNNATNAAATKAGGNTGTAAEATAAPEGDAAKDIKGDITVITQRTDIVDTVFKDYAAKFNEKYPDVKVNFEALSNYEDQIKIRMSTSDYGDVLLLPTSVAIKDLPDFFEPLGKKSDLEQQYTGLEERTVDGISYGIPITVNFSGVIYNKQVFKDAGVTEVPRTFDQFSAALKSIKEKTDAVPLYTNYAAGWTLTQWEADLATVAGDREYVNIGQVASDDNFVPGQPHYELYKVMYDAAKDGLIEEDPTTTDWESSKADLANGKIGTMMLGSWAIGQIKGLAANPDDVGFMPFPTNAGKILVPLSDDYNLGVSIHSKNKEAARAWVDWFINESGYPTTEGGGMSPVKGAELPEILKQFAGTDITFDTLAPAKAGEEGWVDAIDKEAEIGLWQPDFKKVIIEAAIGNRKQSYDDIMKELNDKWKTARAKIVTAK from the coding sequence ATGAAAAAAACCAAAGCAGTTACCGGGTTGGCAGCGCTGACACTGATGGCCGGATTGTTCTCCGGCTGTGCATCTGACAACAATAATGCCACTAATGCGGCAGCAACCAAAGCAGGCGGGAACACAGGCACCGCAGCGGAGGCAACAGCCGCTCCAGAGGGAGATGCCGCCAAGGATATAAAGGGTGATATTACGGTTATTACACAGCGGACGGATATTGTGGATACCGTGTTCAAAGACTACGCCGCCAAGTTCAATGAGAAATATCCGGATGTCAAAGTGAATTTTGAAGCCTTGTCGAACTACGAGGATCAGATTAAAATCCGCATGAGCACCAGTGATTACGGAGATGTTCTGCTCCTGCCTACCAGCGTAGCGATCAAAGACCTGCCGGATTTCTTCGAGCCGCTGGGTAAAAAGTCTGACCTGGAGCAGCAATATACAGGCCTCGAAGAGCGGACGGTAGACGGGATTTCCTACGGCATTCCGATTACGGTTAATTTCTCCGGCGTGATCTATAACAAGCAGGTCTTCAAGGATGCCGGAGTGACCGAGGTTCCAAGAACCTTCGACCAGTTCTCCGCCGCACTGAAGAGCATTAAGGAGAAGACGGATGCCGTTCCTCTCTACACGAACTATGCTGCGGGCTGGACGCTGACCCAGTGGGAAGCGGATCTGGCAACCGTTGCCGGAGACCGGGAATATGTCAACATCGGTCAGGTGGCCTCCGACGATAACTTCGTTCCAGGCCAGCCGCACTATGAGCTCTACAAAGTGATGTACGATGCAGCTAAAGACGGTCTGATTGAAGAAGACCCGACAACAACCGACTGGGAATCCTCCAAGGCAGATCTGGCGAACGGCAAAATCGGTACGATGATGCTTGGCTCCTGGGCCATCGGTCAGATCAAAGGACTGGCAGCGAACCCGGATGATGTAGGCTTCATGCCATTCCCGACCAATGCCGGCAAGATCCTGGTTCCGCTGTCTGACGACTATAATCTGGGGGTTAGCATTCACAGCAAAAATAAAGAAGCGGCCAGAGCATGGGTGGACTGGTTCATTAATGAATCCGGTTATCCGACTACTGAAGGCGGAGGCATGAGCCCGGTAAAGGGAGCCGAGCTGCCTGAAATCCTCAAACAATTTGCAGGTACAGACATCACCTTCGACACACTTGCTCCAGCCAAAGCCGGTGAAGAGGGCTGGGTGGATGCCATTGATAAAGAGGCTGAGATCGGTCTGTGGCAGCCTGACTTCAAGAAGGTAATCATTGAAGCGGCAATTGGCAACCGGAAGCAATCCTATGATGACATTATGAAAGAACTAAATGATAAATGGAAAACAGCCAGAGCCAAAATTGTGACTGCCAAGTAG
- a CDS encoding alpha/beta fold hydrolase translates to MNQRALPQLLDYQGSSPKPGDFDAYWERALQELDDQTLAYELVPAEFTSELAECFHLHFTGVGGARVHCKYARPKKAGAGQGAGVVMFHGYSCDSGDWMEKVAYAAHGISVLAMDCRGQGGLSEDNLTVRGTTVRGHIIRGIDDPDPDKLYYRNVFLDTVQTARILMTMPEVDPGRVGAFGCSQGGALTVACAALEPRIRLAIPVYPFLSDYKGAWALDITTSAYEEINYYFRFFDPHHLREEEIFNRLGYIDIQNLAGRIQGRVLWVTGLIDTVCPPSTQFAAYNKITAVKDLLVYHEYGHEYLPYLSDRTLQMFMTL, encoded by the coding sequence ATGAACCAAAGAGCACTACCGCAATTGCTGGATTATCAGGGCAGCAGCCCGAAGCCCGGTGACTTTGATGCTTATTGGGAGCGTGCACTTCAAGAGCTGGATGACCAGACACTGGCTTATGAACTTGTACCTGCTGAATTTACCAGTGAGCTTGCTGAGTGTTTTCATTTGCATTTTACCGGAGTGGGCGGTGCCAGAGTGCACTGTAAATATGCAAGACCGAAGAAGGCAGGAGCAGGCCAAGGTGCCGGAGTTGTAATGTTCCACGGCTATTCCTGCGACAGCGGGGACTGGATGGAGAAGGTGGCTTACGCTGCTCACGGAATCAGCGTGCTGGCCATGGATTGCCGGGGGCAGGGCGGCTTGTCCGAGGATAATCTGACTGTCCGGGGAACGACTGTCCGCGGCCATATCATCCGGGGCATCGATGATCCGGACCCCGACAAGCTGTATTACCGCAACGTGTTTCTGGATACGGTCCAGACGGCGCGGATTCTGATGACTATGCCGGAGGTAGACCCGGGGCGGGTGGGTGCGTTCGGCTGTTCCCAAGGCGGTGCACTCACGGTTGCCTGCGCTGCCCTGGAGCCAAGGATCAGGCTGGCCATTCCGGTCTATCCGTTCCTCTCTGATTACAAAGGAGCCTGGGCGCTGGATATTACAACCTCTGCTTATGAGGAGATTAACTATTACTTCCGCTTCTTTGATCCGCATCATCTGCGGGAGGAAGAGATTTTTAACCGGCTCGGTTATATTGACATCCAGAATTTAGCCGGACGTATACAGGGCAGGGTATTATGGGTAACCGGTCTTATCGATACGGTCTGTCCGCCATCGACACAATTCGCCGCATACAACAAAATCACAGCCGTAAAAGATCTGTTAGTATATCATGAGTATGGTCATGAATATCTTCCCTATCTTTCTGATCGGACGCTTCAGATGTTCATGACCTTGTAA
- a CDS encoding response regulator, translating to MVIRIMIADDEEVIRRGLEKIASRMDVEVRVIGSYGNGLEAWNHLQELSLEEIDLLITDIKMPRMDGFQLIEEARGHLKQLPIAVLSGFSEFDYARKAMRFGVLDYLLKPIDKAQLYDLLKSVEATWQTPAAAPSDEVPNQPSEGGEHYVVEQMKSILEQDYGLNFELERLAEAVGMNASYISRLFKHKTGQTITDYLIGIRIAEAKKMLLHHPDLKNYEIADKVGYSDPVYFNKLFKKMCGMTPKEYKSRYRS from the coding sequence GTGGTAATCCGGATCATGATTGCAGATGATGAGGAAGTGATCCGCCGCGGGCTGGAGAAGATCGCTTCCAGAATGGATGTGGAGGTCAGGGTAATCGGCTCGTACGGCAACGGGCTTGAGGCCTGGAACCATCTGCAGGAGCTAAGCCTGGAGGAGATTGATCTTCTTATTACAGATATCAAGATGCCGAGAATGGATGGATTCCAGCTGATTGAAGAGGCGAGAGGACATCTTAAGCAGCTGCCTATAGCAGTGCTGAGCGGCTTCAGTGAATTCGACTACGCCCGTAAGGCCATGCGCTTCGGTGTACTTGATTATCTGCTGAAGCCCATTGATAAGGCACAATTATATGATCTGCTCAAAAGTGTAGAAGCGACCTGGCAGACGCCTGCGGCTGCTCCCTCCGATGAAGTGCCGAATCAGCCTTCCGAAGGCGGGGAGCATTATGTAGTAGAGCAGATGAAGAGCATTCTTGAGCAGGATTACGGTCTTAATTTCGAGCTTGAGCGGCTGGCTGAGGCCGTGGGAATGAATGCGAGTTATATCAGCAGGCTGTTCAAGCATAAGACAGGGCAGACCATTACCGACTACTTGATCGGCATCCGCATTGCGGAGGCCAAAAAGATGCTTCTCCATCATCCGGACCTGAAGAATTATGAGATTGCTGACAAAGTCGGCTACAGCGATCCGGTGTACTTCAATAAGCTGTTCAAGAAAATGTGCGGCATGACGCCTAAGGAGTATAAAAGCCGTTACAGATCATAA
- a CDS encoding methyl-accepting chemotaxis protein has translation MSKSTVRSTSILTRLHPSKSLGMRLFLVFFIATMGIVLSLGYISYSVARHTIENNALSANQQTVEQAAEKLDVILLRYEDNLGQLFYNDDIQQAIALEGLAASDSAKRTELSKTINGELNQWLTAVPGVQAVYLVPLNEVLPAAGAGEVDNDFLAAIRDAAWYKQLQEKPQSQWITEALKQGEAAGVVRFAKSVAAEAGHSGYLAVCDIKTTELDSQLKMVDLGPGSYIQLLTATDELIASSQQEETDTYLRLGGTLFKGLSDTSGSLPTKDEKGKSILAVYGTLHTSGWRLLGVVPSGNLTKDAGRILNTTYIAVAAAAAVAVLIGLWMVRMVSRPLSRLRDLMVKGADGDLRVRTDVVTRDEIGQLSGSFNLMMEQITELVVHTNETAREVTEAAEALGNASRDTAVAAKDIAAATEEIAGGAGSLSLEADRGNEMTAQISEQMEAVIAVAHEIGGTAHSVEQASAEGVIKLQELLGRTQETGDRTGKLVLKVNELKDTASSVIQVLEVMQSITQQTNILSLNATIEAARAGEAGKGFTVVADEIRQLAEQSKRSIAVVGEITDRIMRDMHETVDALSGVAPLFGEQMDYVQNTSEIFISVQGQMHQLITRLDSVTSSIDGLNHSQQVLSETIGNVSSFAEESSAASEEVASLTGEQENVSEYLVTLSSKLENASSRLRERLSKFNV, from the coding sequence TTGAGCAAGTCAACAGTTCGCAGTACATCTATTCTTACTCGGCTGCATCCCTCCAAGTCGCTGGGGATGCGGCTCTTTCTGGTGTTTTTCATCGCGACGATGGGAATTGTGCTGTCTCTGGGGTATATTTCTTACTCTGTGGCCAGACATACGATTGAGAACAATGCATTGTCCGCTAATCAGCAGACCGTGGAGCAGGCGGCAGAGAAGCTGGATGTGATCCTGCTGCGCTATGAAGATAATCTGGGTCAGCTGTTCTACAATGATGATATTCAACAGGCAATTGCCTTGGAAGGTCTTGCTGCCTCAGATTCAGCGAAGCGCACAGAGCTGTCCAAGACGATTAACGGGGAGCTCAATCAATGGCTCACGGCTGTACCCGGGGTACAGGCAGTGTATCTGGTTCCGCTGAATGAAGTCTTGCCCGCGGCCGGAGCTGGTGAAGTGGATAATGATTTCCTGGCGGCGATCCGTGATGCAGCATGGTACAAGCAGTTGCAGGAGAAGCCGCAGAGCCAGTGGATTACCGAAGCGTTGAAGCAGGGAGAGGCCGCAGGAGTGGTGCGTTTCGCTAAGTCTGTAGCGGCGGAAGCGGGTCACTCCGGTTATCTGGCAGTCTGCGACATTAAGACTACAGAGCTTGACAGCCAGCTGAAAATGGTTGATCTGGGTCCGGGTTCCTATATCCAGCTGCTGACGGCCACAGATGAGCTGATCGCCTCTTCCCAGCAAGAGGAGACGGACACCTATCTGCGCCTGGGCGGAACTCTGTTCAAGGGCTTAAGTGATACCTCCGGCTCTCTGCCGACCAAGGATGAGAAGGGCAAATCCATACTTGCCGTCTACGGCACGCTGCATACCTCCGGCTGGAGACTGCTTGGTGTGGTGCCTTCCGGCAATCTGACCAAGGATGCGGGACGTATTCTTAACACGACCTACATAGCAGTGGCAGCCGCTGCCGCTGTTGCCGTGCTGATTGGACTCTGGATGGTACGGATGGTCTCGCGTCCGCTGTCACGGCTGCGGGATCTGATGGTCAAGGGGGCAGACGGGGATCTGCGCGTACGCACTGATGTCGTCACCCGTGATGAGATAGGCCAGCTGTCCGGCTCCTTCAACCTGATGATGGAGCAGATTACAGAGCTGGTAGTCCACACCAATGAGACCGCGCGTGAAGTTACGGAAGCAGCGGAAGCCCTTGGCAACGCCTCCCGGGACACAGCGGTGGCAGCGAAGGATATTGCCGCAGCCACGGAAGAGATTGCCGGAGGTGCAGGCAGTCTCTCGCTGGAAGCGGACCGGGGGAATGAGATGACTGCTCAGATCTCGGAGCAGATGGAAGCCGTCATTGCAGTGGCACATGAGATTGGCGGAACCGCGCACAGCGTGGAGCAAGCCAGTGCAGAAGGGGTAATCAAGCTGCAGGAGCTGCTGGGCAGAACACAAGAGACTGGCGACAGGACAGGCAAGCTGGTTCTTAAGGTGAATGAACTTAAGGATACCGCCTCATCGGTCATTCAGGTGCTGGAGGTCATGCAGAGCATCACCCAGCAGACCAATATTCTGTCGCTGAACGCTACTATTGAAGCGGCGCGGGCAGGCGAAGCGGGCAAGGGCTTCACGGTGGTCGCCGATGAAATCCGCCAGCTGGCGGAGCAGTCCAAGCGTTCCATTGCCGTTGTGGGCGAGATTACGGACCGGATCATGCGGGATATGCATGAGACGGTAGACGCCTTATCCGGGGTTGCGCCGCTGTTCGGGGAGCAGATGGACTATGTTCAGAACACCAGTGAGATCTTCATTAGTGTACAGGGGCAGATGCATCAGCTGATCACCAGGCTGGATTCGGTAACTTCTTCGATTGATGGCCTGAACCACTCGCAGCAAGTCTTGTCAGAGACTATAGGCAATGTCAGCTCCTTCGCCGAAGAATCCTCGGCCGCCTCTGAAGAGGTAGCCTCCCTGACCGGTGAACAGGAGAATGTAAGCGAGTATCTGGTTACCCTCTCCAGTAAGCTGGAGAATGCTTCCTCCAGACTGCGGGAGCGATTATCCAAGTTCAACGTGTGA